One window of the Plasmodium vivax chromosome 2, whole genome shotgun sequence genome contains the following:
- a CDS encoding hypothetical protein, conserved (encoded by transcript PVX_081200A), with translation MKLLSASPCTLYITLLFVLLVHVTVGGKHMNNQDFAETEQAARAIRKLLNGEIDTIKLENGNKLKIRSSDEKDDAHKRHNDKTNYSFIDNSEEENVQTNLLRKNETVDAGSKIVEDQEDFYILDNESIEAIANKISMENKFHEFEAEAFAQSLKDIIRSLNN, from the coding sequence ATGAAACTTCTCTCAGCGTCCCCATGTACTCTCTACATAACACTATTATTTGTCCTGTTGGTTCATGTTACAGTGGGAGGAAAGCACATGAACAATCAAGATTTCGCTGAAACAGAACAAGCAGCCAGGGCAATTAGGAAGCTGTTAAATGGTGAAATAGATACTATCAAATTAGAAAATGGCAATAAACTAAAAATAAGGTCAAGCGATGAAAAAGATGATGCCCATAAGAGACATAATGACAAAACTAACTATTCATTTATAGACAActcagaagaagaaaacgtccaaacaaatttattaagaaaaaatgaaaccgTAGACGCCGGAAGCAAAATAGTTGAAGATCAAGAGgatttttacatattagaCAACGAAAGCATTGAAGCCATAGCAAACAAAATTTccatggaaaataaatttcatgaATTTGAAGCGGAGGCATTTGCACAAAGTCTTAAGGATATAATAAGATCGTTGAATAATTAA
- a CDS encoding TatD-like deoxyribonuclease, putative (encoded by transcript PVX_081205A; Apicoplast targeted protein. Curated by Stuart Ralph, Walter and Eliza Hall Institute of Medical Research, Australia.): MKLIFYLLKCVVILIYLHTIFLEANAVTKLKNVRFFIPFENSRVLHREKKRTLKSNNIQKMEVQGNLFIDIGANLTDRMFDGVYSKKKHANDLQHVLNRAKKNNVEKIIITCTCLEDIDKSLKICETYDPEGKFLFLTAGVHPTNCYEFIDKNIMEEKDKQAKREFEEFINHFKNVKCAVAENPKRDDDNAKGHNANAADVQIKEEKKHSSETPQGDALKIPGFVYDKKEQDYLEKLKKKITNHSNRIVSIGEIGLDFDRLFFCPKYIQIKYFIYQLKLVQMFKLPIFLHMRNCSDIFFEILDKYKPLIEGVGGVIHSFTDREEIIEKINTYKNLYIGVNGCSLKTPENLSAVKRIPLNLLLLETDAPWCSIKKTHASYHFIQEKYEKRNYTNLKKIRNVIQCDDETIFKERNEPYNIVDIAEITYKVRGATIPFDSFCNK, translated from the exons atgaaattaattttttaccttctcaAATGTGttgttattttaatatatttacatacgATTTTTTTAGAAGCCAACGCTGTAACGAAGCTTAAAAACGTAAGATTCTTCATTCCTTTTGAAAATAGTAGAGTGTTgcacagggaaaaaaaacgtaccctaaaaagtaataatataCAGAAAATGGAAGTTCAGGGGAACTTATTCATTGACATAGGGGCAAATTTGACTGACAGGATGTTTGATGGAGTTTATAGCAAGAAGAAGCATGCGAATGACCTGCAACA CGTTTTGAATAGAGCCAAGAAGAACAATGTTGAGAAGATTATAATCACGTGCACCTGCCTGGAGGACATCGACAAATCCCTGAAGATTTGCGAAACATACG aTCCGGAGGGCAAGTTCCTTTTTCTAACTGCTGGCGTGCACCCCACCAACTGCTACGAGTTCATTGATAAGAATATCATGGAGGAAAAAGACAAGCaagcaaaaagggagttTGAGGAATTTAttaaccattttaaaaatgtgaaatgcGCGGTAGCGGAAAATCCCAAACGTGACGACGACAATGCGAAAGGACATAACGCAAATGCAGCTGATGTTCAAataaaggaggaaaagaagcatTCTAGTGAAACACCACAAGGGGATGCGCTCAAAATTCCTGGCTTCGTGTATGACAAAAAGGAGCAAGATTATTTagagaaattgaaaaaaaaaataacaaatcaTAGCAACAGAATTGTATCCATTGGTGAAATAGGCCTGGATTTCGATAGACTGTTTTTCTGCCCCAaatatattcaaattaagtattttatatatcagTTAAAATTAGtgcaaatgtttaaattgcccatttttttgcacatgaGGAACTGTTccgatatattttttgaaattctGGACAAGTACAAGCCATTAATTGAAGGCGTTGGAGGAGTAATTCATAGTTTTACAGACAGGGAGGAgataattgaaaaaataaacacgtacaaaaatttatacatagGGGTAAATGGCTGTTCCTTAAAAACGCCTGAAAATCTAAGTGCCGTGAAGAGAATACCCCTAAATCTTTTGCTCTTAGAAACGGACGCGCCGTGGTgttctataaaaaaaacgcatgcCTCTTATCACTTCATTCAGGAGAAATATGAAAAACGGAATTACACcaacttgaaaaaaataagaaacgTAATCCAATGTGATGATGAAACTATTTTTAAGGAAAGGAACGAGCCCTACAATATcgt GGATATAGCCGAAATCACGTATAAAGTAAGGGGGGCCACCATCCCGTTCGATTCATTTTGCAACAAGTAA
- a CDS encoding hypothetical protein, conserved (encoded by transcript PVX_081210A), which yields MENTKKETRADTVKAHLEAIEECKEKKEKYVKCFNNWYKNNFLKGDLTQACDDYYEDYQICVLNDLNKKGLGHLANLPKGK from the exons ATGGAGAACACTAAGAAGGAGACAAGAGCGGACACGGTGAAGGCACATTTAGaagcg ATTGAAGAgtgcaaggaaaaaaaggagaagtacgtaaaatgttttaataacTGGTATAAGAATAATTTCCTCAAGGGTGACCTAACGCAGGCGTGCGATGACTACTATGAGGACTATCAAATTTGTGTGCTG AACGATCTTAATAAGAAGGGGTTGGGGCACCTGGCGAATTTGCCCAAGGGGAAGTGA
- a CDS encoding hypothetical protein, conserved (encoded by transcript PVX_081215A) has protein sequence MKENLECVNNIELAETEKEKKQKQKEKKKEKQKEKQKQRDKQTDKQTDKQKDKPTDKQTDKQPLKQPEGKAKNDDLSPNDESGAPKKCEPAKNGKPGNKGTKLKNKKNVHKESRTNGGDEDDGDDDNERNSGSNSANSSGSNRGSNEVGRCELIEKSNTFTVVGKGKREPKSRSDDGKESKGSSTCGGATPSGTGSGTGSGIGSGTGSGTGSAIGSSKGVQKANAHGGKAGKKKKEMNKENQKGNNKKNAPEKKNGTTNAPNTNSNELAKDKINVHKKGAKETNGNENGIHSNSVAEGKTTISSATNGENSGKKKNATEQKNKANSKKGAKKNKQKNENYLQNTWVFLFDKENRKYYEQYVNGLVSLETFNTIEKFYKNYKYMKSPSSIKEYYNIYLFKHNYKPIYEEYSNGFICIIKNDHCFRDNVADLIWEKMVLLAIGEEFNLVDLSGIQLCIRENEIFFKIWMKNYSNYIKNILTKRVNELLDLPPNTSIITKILSNVYYNRKNANLKDKNEKGKKPYNKNNKPVEYPPSRKDFFKLKNYGAVLAPPNYGIGRGCGRASVDLRV, from the exons atgaaagaaAATCTCGAATGCGTTAACAACATCGAATTAGCTGAaactgaaaaagaaaaaaaacaaaaacaaaaagaaaaaaagaaagaaaaacagaaggagaagcagaaacAAAGGGATAAACAGACGGATAAGCAGACGGATAAGCAGAAGGACAAACCGACGGATAAACAGACGGATAAACAGCCGCTTAAGCAGCCggagggaaaagcaaaaaatgatgattTGAGCCCCAATGACGAAAGTGGGGCACCCAAAAAATGCGAGCCTGCGAAGAATGGTAAGCCGGGCAATAAGGGAACCAagttgaaaaataaaaaaaacgtccaCAAGGAGAGTCGCACGAATGGTGGCGATGAGGACGACGGAGACGACGATAATGAGAGGAACAGCGGCAGTAACAGTGCCAACAGTAGTGGAAGCAACCGTGGCAGCAACGAAGTCGGTAGGTGTGAACTAATCGAGAAGAGCAACACGTTCACCGTGGTGGGGAAAGGGAAGAGAGAACCAAAGAGTAGGTCTGACGACGGGAAAGAATCCAAGGGGAGTAGCACGTGCGGGGGAGCCACCCCAAGTGGGACAGGTAGCGGAACGGGTAGCGGCATAGGAAGCGGTACAGGTAGCGGTACAGGAAGCGCAATCGGAAGCTCCAAAGGTGTGCAGAAGGCAAATGCGCATGGCGGAAaggcagggaaaaaaaaaaaagaaatgaacaaggaaaatcaaaaaggtaacaacaaaaaaaacgcacccgagaaaaaaaacggaacgACGAATGCCCCAAACACAAACAGCAACGAACTTGCGaaggataaaataaatgtgcaCAAGAAAGGTGCCAAGGAGACCAATGGTAATGAAAACGGCATACATAGCAACAGCGTCGCAGAAGGAAAGACAACGATTAGTAGCGCCACAAATGGAGAGAACAgcgggaagaaaaaaaacgccacgGAGCAAAAGAACAAGGCGAATTCTAAAAAGGGCGCGAAGAAGAACAAGCAGAAG aaCGAGAACTACCTGCAGAATACCTGGGTGTTTTTATTCGACAAGGAGAACAGGAAGTACTACGAGCAGTACGTCAACGGGCTGGTCTCCCTGGAAACGTTTAACACGATTGAGAAGTTTTACAA GAACTACAAGTACATGAAATCCCCGTCGTCCATTAAGGAGTACTACAACATCTACCTGTTTAAGCACAACTACAAGCCCATTTACGAG GAATACTCGAACGGATTCATTTGCATCATAAAAAACGACCACTGCTTTAGGGACAACGTTGCCGATTTGATTTGGGAGAAAATG GTCCTCCTGGCCATCGGAGAAGAATTCAATTTGGTCGACTTGTCAGGGATACAACTGTGTATAAGGGAAAacgaaattttcttcaaaatctGGATGAAGAACTACTCGAACTATATAAAGAACATCCTAAC GAAACGAGTGAACGAGTTGCTGGACCTGCCACCGAACACCTCCATCATAACGAAGATTCTCTCC AATGTATACTACAACAGGAAGAACGCCAATTTGAAggacaaaaatgagaaagggaagaagccgTACAACAAGAATAACAAGCCCGTTGAGTACCCGCCCTCAAGGAAGGACTTCTTCAAACTGAAGAACTACGGGGCGGTGTTAGCGCCCCCCAACTACGGCATAGGTAGGGGTTGTGGACGTGCGAGTGTAGACCTACGAGTGTGA
- a CDS encoding hypothetical protein, conserved (encoded by transcript PVX_081220A), translating into MLLKANKTLHDFPFHPYWFGRKPSMKNVIDSNFTFSCLEEFYLFRFANITTFNIFNLNHTSDNVASVWFDRLDNLIKCFQIKCSSSKSKIRSYEKYLHGKYPVNDTFDYRNPRSFY; encoded by the coding sequence ATGCTTTTAAAGGCGAACAAAACGCTGCACGACTTCCCCTTCCACCCCTACTGGTTCGGGCGAAAGCCCAgcatgaaaaatgtaattgaCAGCAACTTCACCTTCAGCTGCCTGGAGGAATTCTACCTCTTCCGATTCGCAAACATTACCACCTTTAACATATTCAATCTGAATCACACCAGCGATAACGTTGCCAGCGTGTGGTTTGACCGTTTGGACAATTTAATTAAGTGCTTTCAAATTAAGTGCTCATCCAGCAAGTCCAAAATTCGCTCGTACGAAAAGTACCTGCACGGTAAGTACCCGGTCAACGACACGTTTGATTATAGGAACCCGCGGAGTTTTTACTGA